A window of Terriglobales bacterium genomic DNA:
CGATCGTCGAACCCGTAGGGCTCACCCGAAAGTACCTCCAAAACTCCCAACACGCCGCCCTCGAGGTGGACCAGCGGAGCCACCACCAGCGAACTTACCCCCAACTCGCGGCAGTTCTGCCGATCAACTTTAGGATCCTTCTCCGCATGATCGCAGCGCCAGGCTTCCCCAGTCCGCAGGCACAAACCCGAAAGCCCACGATGTGTCTGGATTTCACTTCCCAATTCCGGCACGCCGCTGCCGATCCGTGACTGGCAAATCATCTGCCCGTTCTGCCACAGAGCCAAGGCAGCCCCTCCAGCATGCGTCAGCGACCAGGCCCGTTCCAGGATACGCGGCAGCACCGAGTGTTGCTGCACAAGCGCGAACGATTGGGCATGTTTCTCCAACCGCGCGGCAGCGATATCAATCACTGGCCTGTCGCTGCCACCCGCCCGGCCCCACGTCGCCTGCCGCCCTGCAATCTCTAGTACCGGTGTCGCTGCGCGCGAGGCCGCGAAGCCGCCATCCCGCTGGCCGTACACTGGCGTTCCCGCCGGGCGCAACACATCCGCCACCACGCGCTGTAGTACCTCATCTTCAATTAGGTTAGCCGTCGCTTGGCCGCGCAAGGTGCCTCCCAACGCGCAGGCGAGACTCAGCACTGCCTTGCTCCCGCACGCCAGGCAATTCGTAGTGCTGTTGTAACTGATGAGCTCGCATTGGACGCATAAGACGGCGTCCCTCAATTGCAGAAATGAAACCTGTCTCGCATTCGGTGTTGCCATCCTGACGTCTTTCTCCTGGAAAACTGTTAGGTGTGTGACGTGTGCGGGTAAGGCCGCAGGAAATTCAGGAAACAGAAAGTAGGGCAAGCGCTAAAGAAAAAGGAGTACCGGAGTTGGTTCGGTTGTGGAAATCTGCGCAAACCGAACAATGCGTCACACAAGATCAGCCAGCGAGAATTTTTTCTCGTGCAGTCGGTACTCGAGAAGTGCCCGGCCATCGGCGGTGATACGCACGCTGCCATTCTGCCGCTCAATCAGTTGCGCATCTTCCAAGAAGGCGAGCCATTCGTCGAAGGTGGTGCCTTCAAAGATCTCCGGATAATGGCGGCGAGCCTCGCCCCAGACAAAAAACAATCTGTTAGTCGAGGCTTGGCCTTTTCCGGCCCTGCTGATCAACTGCAGCGCCGGAACCTGGGTTTCCCACAAAATCGCATATTCAGGATCGAAGGCATCTGCCAGCGAGAGGATAGTAAAGCCCCGATGGCATGGCAGCGGCTCACCACATTTCGGATAATCCTGCAGAAGGGCAATCAGTGCCGTCCAAATCAGACCCGCCACCAGCAATCCCAGAATCATCGAAAGCGCGATCATCGTCGCACCTGCACTTTCTGGGCCCACCATCCCGCAGGAGCAGGATGGGAAGTTAGGTCCGCGATCCGTCTTCCCCATTTAGAAGCTTAGGTCAGCTGCCATATCTTCACAGTGACCACGGTCACTGCCCCAAAACATATCTTGACACGATATACAGGTGCGGGAAATCCAACGGTTTCCGTCCGCCACTCGGCTTTACCGGTGAAATTGCGTACGCCACGGCAAACAGCCGGTTCGTGAGCGATTCGGTTCTGCTTTAGCTTCG
This region includes:
- a CDS encoding GAF domain-containing protein encodes the protein MATPNARQVSFLQLRDAVLCVQCELISYNSTTNCLACGSKAVLSLACALGGTLRGQATANLIEDEVLQRVVADVLRPAGTPVYGQRDGGFAASRAATPVLEIAGRQATWGRAGGSDRPVIDIAAARLEKHAQSFALVQQHSVLPRILERAWSLTHAGGAALALWQNGQMICQSRIGSGVPELGSEIQTHRGLSGLCLRTGEAWRCDHAEKDPKVDRQNCRELGVSSLVVAPLVHLEGGVLGVLEVLSGEPYGFDDRDVATVQMLASLMVMALTQKAAGESEPEVARALRPKSERLAESESAFVM